CCTGGTGCGCGTCGTTCGCCTGCGCCCACAGCGTCTTCATGTCGCCGTACACGTTGTGCGGCGCGGCCCGGTCGCTCGACCGGTACATGCCCTTGACGCCCTCGTCGTTCGACAGGATCTGCAGGCCGGACTGCTTCGCCATCGCGACGATGCCGCCCTGCCCGCCGGAGAACGCGAGCAGACCCTTCGTCGGCGCGAGGACCAGCGGGTCCATCGGTCGCACGGAGCGGATCGGGCCGACCGTCTCGGGGACCTGCGAGTGGTACACCGCGATGAACCGCGAGACCTGGAACTCGACGATCGTCTCCCACACGACGTCCGCCTGCTCCAGGCCCGACTGCGGGCGCGCCGCCGAGGTGTTCTCGACCTTGACCGCGAGCGACGGACGCTCGACCAGGTCGTCACCGGCCGGCTCGCCCGTGAGCGGCCACGTCGCGGGCAGCGACGGCGTCGGCACGGGCTGCTTGTCCGGGGTGATCACGGGGGCCGCCGTCACCGGCTCGGGCGTCTCGGGAGTGCCCGAGCTGCACGCCGCGGTGAGCGTGAGCGCGAACGCGCCGATCAGGCCGAGGGCGCGCAGGCGGGTGCGCGCGCGACGGTGGGACGTGGGCGTCATGTGGTCTCTCCCCTGGGGTCGTAGCGGGTCCAGGGTGCCACGGACCACGCGCGGGACGTGCATCCGCGCGCCGCGTGGCGACCTACTCTGGGACCGTGAGCCGGCCGCTGCGTGACGTACCGCCGCGCGCCGAGGACCTGCTCGACGCGCTGGGTCCCGCGCTCGACGGCACGGGTCCGGCCGTGCGGGTGACGCCGTCGCCCGCCGCCGTCGTCGGGCCGTCCTCGGCGGAGGTCGAGGTCGAGCTCGAGGTCGAGGTCGACGACGACGTGGCGCTCGCCGTGGCGACGTCCGGCTCGACCGGTGAGCCGCGCACCGCCCTGCTGACCGCCGCCGCCCTACGCGCGTCGGGGCTGGCGACCACGAATCGCCTCGCGGGGCCCGGGCGGTGGCTGCTGGTGCTGCCCGTCGAGCACGTCGCGGGGCTGCAGGTCCTGGTGCGCTCGGTGCTCGCCGGGACGCGGCCGGTCGTCGCGCTCGGCACGCCGTTCACGGGCCCCGGCTTCGCCGACGCGGTCGCCCGGCTGCGCGTCGGCACCCCCGCCGGCGCGCCGCTGTACACCTCGCTGGTCCCCACGCAGCTCGTCCGGGTCCTCGACGACGAGGCCGCGACCGACGCCGCGCGCGCGTTCGACGCGATCCTCCTGGGCGGGGCCGCCGCGCCCGCTCCCCTCCTGGAGCGCGCCAGCGCCGCGGGACTACGCGTCGTGACCACGTACGGCATGACCGAGACGTGCGGCGGGTGCGTCTACGACGGCGTGCCGCTCGACGGCGTCGACGTCCGGCTGGACGGGTCCGGCCGGATCCTGCTCGGCGGGGACGTCCTCACCGTCGGCTACCTCGGCCGCCCGGACCTCGACCCGTTCGTCACGGTCGACGGCCGCCGCTGGCTGCGCACCCACGACCTCGGTCGGCTCGACGACGGCGTGCTCACCGTCCTCGGGCGGGCCGACGACGTCGTCGTGACCGGTGGCGTGAACGTGGCCCCCGCCGCCGTGGAGGCCGCGCTCGCCCGCGTCCCGGGCGTCGCCGAGGCGCTCGTCGTCGGTGTCCCCGACGAGACGTGGGGGCAGGCCGTCGCCGCGCTCGTCGTCGCCGCGGACCCCGCCGGCCCACCCGCGCTCGCGGACGTGCGCGCCCACGTCGCCGACGCGCTCGACGCCGCGCACGCCCCGCGCCACCTCGTCGTCGTCGACGCCCTGCCGCTGCGCGGCCCCGGCAAGCCCGACCGCCGCGCCGCCGCCGCGCTCGTCGTCGAGAACCTGTCCTCCCCCGCGCCGGACGCGGGACCGACCACCACCCCTGGGAGCCCCGCGTGACCACACCGCAGGAATGGGTCGCCGGCGCGCGCCCCCGCACGCTGCCCGCCGCCGCAGCCCCCGTGCTCGTCGGCACCGGCGCGGCCGCACAGCTCGACGCGTCGCACCTCGGGCGCGCCGCGCTCGCGCTCGGCGTCGCGCTCGCGCTGCAGGTCGGCGTGAACTACGCCAACGA
The sequence above is a segment of the Cellulomonas palmilytica genome. Coding sequences within it:
- a CDS encoding DUF3048 domain-containing protein, which encodes MTPTSHRRARTRLRALGLIGAFALTLTAACSSGTPETPEPVTAAPVITPDKQPVPTPSLPATWPLTGEPAGDDLVERPSLAVKVENTSAARPQSGLEQADVVWETIVEFQVSRFIAVYHSQVPETVGPIRSVRPMDPLVLAPTKGLLAFSGGQGGIVAMAKQSGLQILSNDEGVKGMYRSSDRAAPHNVYGDMKTLWAQANDAHQASPGEQFLFARTAEESAAVAGGTPATKLSFRLSSASNPSWAWDDATGTWLRSEGSSPATARSGTRLSAVNVVSVVANHPNTSFPAQGGARVPTYDLVGQGEGTIATGGKTIAVTWKKDAQDAPLRLFLPDGSDALLAPGNTWVELVPLGSGSLTTS
- the menE gene encoding o-succinylbenzoate--CoA ligase, with protein sequence MSRPLRDVPPRAEDLLDALGPALDGTGPAVRVTPSPAAVVGPSSAEVEVELEVEVDDDVALAVATSGSTGEPRTALLTAAALRASGLATTNRLAGPGRWLLVLPVEHVAGLQVLVRSVLAGTRPVVALGTPFTGPGFADAVARLRVGTPAGAPLYTSLVPTQLVRVLDDEAATDAARAFDAILLGGAAAPAPLLERASAAGLRVVTTYGMTETCGGCVYDGVPLDGVDVRLDGSGRILLGGDVLTVGYLGRPDLDPFVTVDGRRWLRTHDLGRLDDGVLTVLGRADDVVVTGGVNVAPAAVEAALARVPGVAEALVVGVPDETWGQAVAALVVAADPAGPPALADVRAHVADALDAAHAPRHLVVVDALPLRGPGKPDRRAAAALVVENLSSPAPDAGPTTTPGSPA